In Candidatus Zymogenaceae bacterium, a single genomic region encodes these proteins:
- a CDS encoding YfcC family protein, which yields MADLDVKLPVGRLIFGYVILIVLLALVTVATHVVPAGMYDRIERVDEDTGATMEVIVPDSFEKTDQNPQGVLDAVYSPIKSLYYKGPIGAILVVFITFIGGSFMAMRRTGALDAGVLHFIRRFEGKEHLVIPIMMIFFSLFGSLFGIMEELVPFIIIMVPMAIAMGYDSIVGLMMIFGACAVGFTAAMTNPFTLGVAQSIAELPLFSGLLFRLVVWAVMIGVAIAYTSWYAHRIKLDPQKSIVRDFDADFREDFKAIEKEHAEFTRAHRRVVWTIGILVGVLLLIIIGGQFVIPGLIGDISFPLVFLIFLIMGILSGLLGGLGGMGTLKAFGKGILTFLPASLLILLARSIYVVADEGLIMDTVLYTLSGFVGNFGTVAASWAMLLVQTVINFFIPSGSAQAMVSIPVMVPLGELLNITRQTSVLAFQMGDGFSNIFWPTNPMLIVAISLAGVSWTKWARFILPLQVILMLIGCAVLSVAVLIEWGPF from the coding sequence ATGGCAGACCTCGACGTGAAGCTCCCGGTGGGGCGTCTCATCTTCGGATACGTGATCCTGATTGTGCTTTTGGCCCTGGTGACCGTGGCGACCCACGTGGTTCCCGCCGGCATGTATGACCGGATAGAACGGGTCGACGAAGATACCGGCGCGACAATGGAGGTGATCGTTCCCGATTCCTTTGAGAAGACCGACCAGAATCCCCAGGGCGTTCTCGACGCCGTCTATTCCCCGATCAAGTCCCTCTACTACAAGGGGCCCATCGGCGCGATCCTGGTGGTGTTCATCACGTTCATCGGCGGGTCGTTCATGGCCATGCGCCGTACCGGTGCCCTCGACGCGGGAGTGCTCCATTTCATCAGGAGGTTCGAGGGGAAGGAACATTTGGTCATACCGATCATGATGATCTTTTTCTCGCTGTTCGGATCGCTCTTCGGCATCATGGAGGAGCTGGTGCCGTTCATCATCATCATGGTGCCGATGGCCATCGCCATGGGATACGATTCCATCGTGGGCCTGATGATGATATTCGGGGCCTGCGCCGTCGGCTTTACCGCCGCAATGACCAATCCCTTCACCCTGGGTGTGGCCCAGAGCATCGCCGAGCTTCCCCTCTTTTCGGGGCTGTTGTTTCGTCTGGTCGTCTGGGCGGTGATGATCGGTGTGGCCATCGCCTATACGTCCTGGTACGCACACAGGATAAAGCTTGATCCGCAAAAGAGCATCGTGAGGGATTTCGACGCCGATTTCAGAGAGGATTTCAAGGCCATCGAGAAAGAGCACGCCGAGTTCACCCGGGCCCACCGGCGGGTGGTGTGGACGATCGGCATCCTCGTGGGGGTGCTCCTTCTCATCATCATCGGCGGCCAGTTTGTGATACCCGGACTCATCGGGGATATCAGCTTCCCCCTGGTGTTTCTGATCTTTCTCATTATGGGTATCCTCTCAGGCCTTTTGGGGGGGCTGGGCGGCATGGGCACCCTCAAGGCGTTCGGAAAGGGGATTCTCACCTTTCTTCCGGCGAGCCTCCTGATCCTTCTGGCCCGCTCCATCTATGTGGTGGCGGACGAGGGCCTGATCATGGATACGGTCCTTTACACCCTCTCCGGATTCGTGGGGAATTTCGGCACGGTGGCGGCGTCCTGGGCGATGCTCTTGGTGCAGACGGTCATCAACTTCTTCATCCCCTCGGGATCGGCCCAGGCGATGGTGTCCATACCGGTGATGGTGCCGTTGGGCGAGCTCTTGAACATCACCCGGCAGACGTCGGTGCTTGCCTTCCAGATGGGCGACGGCTTTTCGAATATATTCTGGCCCACAAATCCGATGCTCATCGTGGCCATCTCGCTTGCCGGCGTGTCGTGGACGAAGTGGGCGCGGTTCATCCTGCCGCTGCAGGTTATTCTGATGCTTATCGGCTGTGCGGTGCTTTCGGTCGCGGTGCTGATCGAGTGGGGGCCGTTCTGA
- a CDS encoding tetratricopeptide repeat protein: protein MKRLVIGLVVAVLVCVAASAVAQTAEEWFDRGYNYGEKGNYENAIECYTNVIKLDPGYTLAYNNRGWNYDKLGRYEEAIADYTKAIELDPGYALAYNNRGCVYNELSRYDEALTDYTKAIELDPEDMDAYNNRGLAYDELCRYEEAIADYTKAIELDSGYVYSYYNRGNSYSDLGSYDEAIADYTKAIKLDKRYALAYNNRGWVYNELGRYDEAISDHTKAIKLDPRYVYAYNNRGNSYRDIGRYDEAISDYTKAIELDPGYELAYKNRGWVYDELGRYNEAISDYTKAIELDPGYVYAYNNRGRAYNKLCRYDEAIADYNRAIELDPMYALAYNNRGNSYSYLGSYDEAIADYTKAIELDSHYASPYNNRGWAYYMMGDNTRALEDVSIALNLDPDDAETLDTRANVYRELERYDEAMADIERCFKILPGDAWWNYTRGLIYRDMGEIEKARVDLTTACEEGIDEACDALKGMGKKGR, encoded by the coding sequence ATGAAACGGTTGGTAATCGGATTGGTAGTGGCGGTCCTCGTATGCGTGGCGGCGTCGGCTGTCGCACAGACGGCGGAGGAGTGGTTCGACAGGGGATATAATTACGGGGAAAAGGGCAATTATGAAAATGCGATCGAGTGTTACACGAATGTCATCAAGCTGGACCCGGGGTATACGTTGGCCTACAACAACCGGGGGTGGAATTATGATAAATTGGGCCGCTATGAAGAAGCCATCGCGGACTACACGAAGGCCATCGAGCTGGACCCGGGGTATGCGTTGGCCTACAACAACCGAGGGTGTGTCTATAATGAGTTAAGCCGCTATGATGAGGCCTTAACGGACTATACCAAGGCCATCGAGCTGGACCCAGAGGATATGGATGCCTACAACAACAGGGGGTTGGCCTATGATGAGTTATGCCGCTATGAAGAGGCCATCGCGGACTACACGAAGGCCATCGAGCTGGACTCGGGGTATGTGTATTCCTACTACAATCGGGGGAATTCCTATAGCGATCTCGGAAGCTACGACGAGGCCATCGCGGACTACACGAAGGCCATCAAGCTGGACAAGAGGTATGCATTGGCCTACAACAACCGAGGGTGGGTCTATAATGAGTTAGGCCGCTACGACGAGGCTATATCGGACCATACGAAGGCCATCAAGCTGGATCCTAGGTATGTGTATGCCTACAACAACCGGGGGAATTCCTATAGAGATATCGGAAGATACGACGAAGCCATCTCGGACTACACGAAGGCCATCGAGCTAGACCCGGGGTATGAGTTGGCCTACAAAAACCGGGGGTGGGTCTATGATGAGTTGGGCCGCTACAACGAGGCCATTTCGGACTACACGAAGGCTATCGAGCTGGACCCGGGGTATGTGTATGCCTACAACAACCGAGGGCGGGCCTATAATAAGTTATGCCGCTACGATGAGGCCATTGCGGACTACAACAGGGCCATCGAGTTGGACCCGATGTATGCGTTGGCCTACAACAACCGGGGGAATTCCTATAGCTATCTCGGAAGCTACGACGAGGCCATCGCGGACTACACGAAGGCCATAGAGCTGGACTCACATTATGCTTCACCTTACAACAACCGGGGGTGGGCCTACTACATGATGGGCGATAACACCCGTGCCCTGGAGGACGTCAGCATCGCCCTGAATCTGGACCCGGATGATGCGGAAACCCTCGACACCCGGGCGAACGTCTACCGTGAGCTGGAGAGGTATGACGAGGCGATGGCGGATATTGAGCGATGTTTTAAAATATTACCAGGGGATGCATGGTGGAACTACACACGAGGTCTGATCTATCGTGACATGGGGGAGATAGAAAAAGCCAGAGTCGATCTCACAACGGCATGCGAAGAGGGAATTGACGAGGCGTGCGATGCCCTGAAAGGGATGGGGAAGAAGGGGAGATAA
- a CDS encoding carbamate kinase: MVSYREKRRAVIALGGNAIIRANEQGTIADQFRNTRMSLTGVVDMIRDGWDTLITHGNGPQVGNRLVSNEMAHQMVPDIPLGVLCGDTEGAMGYMIQQSLYNKLIYHSIRCPVVTVITQTVVDAHDMSRNNPTKPIGLFFSEEEAGRIMKERGWTFMEDAGRGYRQVVPSPYPLQIIEIDVIRRLLDSGVVVVAVGGGGVPVVRLPDGTLDGIDGIIDKDLASSLAARELSASRFVMVTGVDNVYVNFRKPNRKPLGRVGLGDLMRYRDAGEFPIGSMGPKIRAAIEFLEARPDGEVIITSPEKLYAALEGWGGTVIYNDDG; encoded by the coding sequence ATGGTGTCGTATAGGGAGAAGCGGCGGGCGGTCATTGCCCTGGGGGGCAATGCCATCATCCGCGCGAACGAGCAGGGCACCATCGCGGACCAGTTCAGAAACACCAGAATGTCTCTGACCGGGGTGGTCGACATGATACGGGACGGATGGGATACGCTCATTACCCACGGAAACGGGCCCCAGGTCGGCAACCGGCTCGTCTCCAACGAAATGGCGCATCAAATGGTCCCCGACATCCCTCTGGGGGTGCTCTGCGGCGATACCGAGGGAGCGATGGGGTACATGATACAACAGAGCCTCTACAACAAGCTGATCTATCACTCCATTCGATGCCCCGTGGTCACCGTCATCACCCAGACGGTGGTGGATGCTCACGATATGTCCCGGAACAATCCGACAAAGCCCATCGGCCTTTTCTTTTCAGAGGAAGAGGCCGGGCGGATAATGAAAGAGCGGGGATGGACGTTCATGGAAGACGCCGGCCGCGGCTATCGTCAGGTCGTGCCGTCTCCCTATCCGCTTCAGATCATCGAGATCGATGTGATCAGGCGCCTGCTTGACAGCGGCGTCGTTGTGGTCGCCGTGGGCGGCGGAGGCGTTCCGGTGGTCAGGCTCCCCGACGGGACGCTGGACGGCATCGACGGCATCATCGACAAGGACCTTGCTTCGAGCCTCGCGGCGAGGGAGCTTTCCGCATCCCGGTTCGTCATGGTGACCGGCGTCGATAACGTCTACGTGAATTTCAGAAAGCCGAATCGGAAACCACTGGGGAGGGTCGGCCTGGGGGATCTCATGCGATACCGGGATGCGGGTGAATTTCCAATAGGCAGCATGGGACCGAAGATTCGGGCGGCGATAGAGTTTCTGGAGGCCCGCCCGGACGGGGAGGTCATCATCACCTCACCGGAAAAGCTGTATGCCGCCCTTGAGGGATGGGGAGGGACAGTCATATACAATGACGACGGGTGA
- a CDS encoding GTPase → MAKKILILGAAGRDFHNFNVRYRDNDEYRVVGFTATQIPNIEGRNYPAELAGKLYPDGIPVWPETELEEIIKKHDVDMAVLSYSDIPHTQVMHLASRVVANGADFVLLDALSTMIPSKKDVVAVTAVRTGCGKSQTTRKICDILKNMGKKVVAVRHPMPYGDLTKQIVQRFAEYDDFARFGVTIEEREEYEPLVEQGMVVYAGVDYARILAEAEKEADVIVWDGGNNDTSFYRPKLSVVVFDPHRAGHELLYHPGETNLRLADVAVINKVDTADKDGIETVRKNIASVNPKAVIITAASPVTVDDPTELSGKRVLVVEDGPTITHGEMTFGAGAIAAEKYGVSSMVDPRPFAVGSIKKTFEKYPHIGSVLPAMGYGKEQVHDLETTINAADVDVVAFATPVDLTKIVAIKKPTVRVRYGYGDAGEPTMEEIITRTFG, encoded by the coding sequence ATGGCAAAAAAGATACTCATCCTGGGGGCTGCGGGGCGTGACTTCCACAATTTCAACGTCCGCTATCGCGACAACGACGAATATCGGGTGGTCGGCTTCACCGCAACCCAGATACCGAACATCGAGGGGCGCAACTACCCGGCCGAGCTTGCCGGGAAGCTCTATCCCGACGGCATTCCGGTATGGCCCGAGACTGAACTGGAAGAGATAATCAAAAAGCATGACGTCGATATGGCGGTGCTCTCCTACAGTGACATCCCCCATACCCAGGTGATGCATCTGGCGTCCCGGGTGGTGGCCAACGGGGCCGATTTCGTGCTGCTGGACGCGTTATCCACCATGATCCCATCGAAGAAGGACGTGGTGGCGGTGACGGCGGTGCGCACCGGATGCGGCAAGAGCCAGACGACCCGGAAGATCTGCGATATCCTCAAAAATATGGGGAAGAAGGTCGTGGCGGTGCGCCATCCCATGCCCTACGGCGACCTGACGAAACAGATCGTCCAGCGATTCGCCGAGTACGACGATTTTGCCCGGTTCGGCGTGACCATCGAGGAGCGGGAGGAATATGAGCCGCTGGTCGAACAAGGGATGGTGGTCTATGCCGGGGTCGATTACGCCCGGATACTGGCCGAGGCCGAAAAAGAGGCGGACGTGATCGTCTGGGACGGCGGAAACAACGATACATCCTTCTATCGACCGAAGCTTTCCGTCGTCGTCTTCGATCCGCACCGGGCGGGGCACGAGCTGCTGTACCACCCCGGGGAGACGAACCTGCGTCTCGCCGACGTGGCGGTCATCAACAAGGTGGACACGGCAGACAAAGACGGGATCGAGACGGTCAGAAAGAACATCGCATCGGTCAATCCGAAGGCGGTTATCATCACCGCCGCCTCTCCCGTCACGGTGGATGATCCAACAGAGCTGTCCGGCAAGCGCGTCCTGGTGGTGGAGGACGGCCCCACGATCACTCACGGAGAGATGACATTCGGCGCGGGCGCCATCGCTGCGGAAAAATACGGGGTTTCGTCCATGGTCGATCCCCGCCCCTTCGCGGTCGGATCCATCAAGAAGACGTTCGAGAAATACCCGCACATAGGCTCGGTACTGCCTGCGATGGGCTACGGAAAGGAGCAGGTGCACGATCTGGAGACCACCATCAACGCCGCCGATGTGGATGTGGTGGCCTTCGCCACGCCGGTGGATTTGACGAAGATCGTCGCCATCAAAAAGCCGACGGTGCGGGTGCGCTACGGCTACGGCGATGCCGGGGAGCCCACAATGGAAGAAATTATCACAAGGACCTTCGGCTAA
- a CDS encoding TrmB family transcriptional regulator — protein sequence MNELEEARFYLERLGLTQYEAKVYLALLAEHPATAYTISRHSRVPHSRVYEVARRLIAKDLVIQSDTDPERFSPIPPDDLIDKLVMDHDRAVEGLKDQLEQISFRSDFEPVWTVPGRDEAIEKAREIIATATERIYIGIWDEEMKELLDEIRGAAARGVEIVFLIYGTMRVDVGSVFYHSVDAITDRHQLGRSIDIVVDSRTALSGRLGRDARDMPPSGTGDGNSSSCQVVWTKNQGLINAIEGYIIHDFYLAEIYQALGDEIEDIFGKNMTDLRRRYRT from the coding sequence ATGAACGAACTGGAAGAAGCGAGGTTTTATCTGGAGCGGCTGGGGTTGACCCAGTATGAGGCGAAGGTATATCTTGCGCTGCTCGCCGAGCACCCGGCCACAGCATATACTATCTCCAGGCACTCCCGCGTCCCCCACTCCCGCGTATATGAAGTCGCCCGGAGGCTCATCGCCAAGGACCTGGTCATCCAGTCGGATACCGACCCGGAGCGGTTTTCCCCCATTCCCCCGGACGACCTGATCGATAAGCTCGTGATGGATCATGACCGGGCGGTGGAGGGTCTGAAGGATCAACTCGAACAGATATCGTTTCGGTCCGACTTCGAGCCGGTGTGGACGGTGCCGGGGAGGGATGAGGCGATCGAGAAGGCGAGGGAGATCATCGCCACCGCCACGGAAAGAATATACATCGGCATATGGGACGAGGAGATGAAGGAGCTTCTTGATGAGATTCGCGGGGCGGCCGCCAGAGGCGTGGAGATCGTTTTTCTCATCTACGGAACGATGCGTGTGGATGTGGGGAGTGTCTTTTACCACAGCGTTGATGCCATAACCGACCGGCACCAGCTGGGGAGGAGCATCGATATCGTCGTCGATTCCCGGACGGCGCTCAGCGGAAGATTGGGGAGGGACGCCCGGGATATGCCGCCCAGCGGCACGGGGGATGGGAACTCATCTTCGTGCCAGGTCGTCTGGACGAAGAACCAGGGGCTCATCAACGCCATTGAGGGATACATCATCCATGATTTTTATCTCGCCGAGATTTACCAGGCACTGGGGGACGAGATCGAGGATATTTTCGGAAAGAATATGACGGACCTGAGGCGGCGCTACAGGACCTGA
- a CDS encoding arginase family protein gives MTGPAVTIDLQKVEKNARVITGLCGGYGINVTGVTKVTCGMPQVARAMLRGGVIDIGESRMENIRRLKVSGINAPMMLLRIPPLSEVDEIVTSVDVSLNSELSVIEGLSDAALRRSLVHDIILMVDLGDLREGIWPDDLADTAGEVKRMRGVRVVGIGTNLSCYGGVIPTRRNMKELVSRAGQVEEILGYPLSIISGGNTSSLPLIAEGKMPERVNHLRVGEGILLGRETIHRTPLPYTSQDAFTLDAEVIELKEKPSIPIGERGEDAFGRVPLFPGERRGPGRLVRRLFKGAGGRASDGGHMIRAILNVGREDVDIEGLSPADSRQAILGASSDHLIVDVTQSRDDVRLGRRLSFHLNYAALLAAMTSSFVEKRPIMTDEDRRDMRGVKILGVPSWVGSLVPTVEEAPKALRDAGLIDRLTSLGLHVIDDGDIPVDRHVTGDDQSENLREIVRIAGMVAERIEAQVKDRYIPLVLGGDDTASLGLFWGLKRALGSFGLFWFDAHGDFLATGKAGDERLCRSVLGSVLCGTAERNGAEAANPTGDPLIDSLISGGVCTDDEVPALDPENVVVLGLRDVTSEEARRIGASGITVITMEDIDSLGMKEVVYRGLRAAGAGTNGIYLSLDIDVIDPQAAPGVIDPARGGLTYRETHLAMELLAASGLVVAMDVTGINPERDIDGTTVYETVEFILSAFGKKILGR, from the coding sequence ATGACCGGACCGGCGGTGACCATAGACCTCCAAAAGGTCGAGAAAAACGCTCGAGTGATCACCGGGCTGTGCGGCGGGTACGGCATCAATGTAACCGGCGTGACCAAGGTGACCTGCGGTATGCCCCAGGTCGCCCGGGCGATGCTCCGGGGCGGGGTGATTGACATCGGTGAGTCGAGGATGGAGAATATCCGCAGGCTCAAGGTCAGCGGGATCAACGCTCCGATGATGCTGCTTCGCATACCGCCTCTGTCCGAGGTGGACGAGATCGTCACCTCGGTGGACGTCTCCCTCAATTCCGAGCTGTCGGTCATCGAGGGGCTCTCCGACGCGGCCCTCAGGCGGAGCCTGGTGCATGATATCATCTTGATGGTGGACCTGGGGGATCTCAGGGAGGGGATATGGCCCGACGACCTGGCCGACACCGCAGGCGAGGTAAAACGGATGCGGGGCGTTCGGGTCGTCGGCATCGGGACGAACCTGAGCTGTTACGGCGGTGTCATCCCCACCCGGCGAAACATGAAGGAGTTGGTCTCCCGGGCCGGGCAGGTGGAGGAGATACTGGGTTATCCCCTCTCGATCATCTCCGGGGGAAATACCAGCTCACTCCCCCTGATCGCCGAGGGGAAAATGCCCGAACGGGTCAACCACCTTCGTGTGGGGGAGGGAATCCTCCTGGGGAGGGAGACGATCCACCGCACGCCGCTCCCTTATACCAGTCAGGACGCGTTCACCCTCGACGCCGAGGTGATCGAGCTCAAGGAGAAGCCGTCCATCCCCATCGGCGAGCGGGGCGAGGACGCCTTCGGCCGGGTGCCCCTGTTCCCCGGAGAGAGACGGGGACCGGGACGCCTTGTACGCCGCCTGTTCAAAGGGGCGGGGGGGCGTGCATCGGATGGCGGACACATGATACGGGCTATCCTGAATGTGGGAAGGGAGGATGTGGATATCGAGGGGCTCTCCCCCGCCGATTCCCGTCAGGCCATCCTCGGCGCCTCCAGCGATCATCTCATCGTCGACGTCACACAATCGAGAGACGATGTGCGCCTGGGACGGCGCCTGTCGTTTCATCTGAATTACGCGGCGCTTTTGGCCGCCATGACGTCATCGTTTGTGGAGAAGAGGCCGATTATGACCGACGAAGACAGACGGGATATGCGTGGCGTGAAAATCCTCGGGGTGCCCAGCTGGGTGGGTTCTCTCGTCCCCACAGTGGAGGAGGCGCCCAAGGCCCTGAGGGACGCGGGGTTGATCGACAGGCTCACATCCCTGGGGCTTCATGTGATTGACGACGGAGACATTCCGGTGGACAGACACGTTACCGGAGACGATCAGAGCGAAAACCTCCGGGAGATCGTCCGCATTGCGGGTATGGTGGCGGAGAGGATCGAGGCCCAGGTGAAAGACCGCTACATTCCCCTCGTTCTGGGCGGCGATGACACCGCGAGCCTCGGTCTCTTCTGGGGTCTCAAAAGGGCCCTGGGCTCCTTCGGGCTGTTCTGGTTTGATGCCCATGGTGATTTCCTGGCCACGGGAAAGGCGGGCGACGAACGGCTCTGCCGCAGCGTCCTGGGCTCCGTCCTGTGCGGAACGGCAGAGAGAAACGGGGCCGAAGCGGCGAACCCGACCGGGGATCCCCTTATCGATTCGTTGATCTCGGGAGGCGTATGTACGGACGATGAAGTCCCGGCCCTGGATCCGGAAAACGTCGTGGTGCTGGGGCTCAGGGACGTGACATCGGAGGAGGCGCGGCGCATCGGGGCATCCGGGATCACGGTCATCACCATGGAGGATATCGATTCTCTCGGGATGAAGGAGGTGGTCTATCGGGGACTCAGGGCTGCGGGGGCGGGGACGAACGGCATCTACCTGAGTCTGGACATCGACGTAATAGACCCCCAGGCGGCTCCGGGGGTGATCGATCCCGCCCGGGGGGGGCTGACCTATCGGGAGACCCACCTGGCGATGGAGCTTCTGGCGGCATCGGGACTGGTGGTGGCCATGGACGTGACCGGCATCAATCCCGAGCGGGATATAGACGGGACCACGGTGTATGAGACGGTGGAATTTATACTTTCGGCCTTCGGGAAAAAGATACTGGGACGCTGA
- a CDS encoding glutamate mutase L codes for MDTVCLEIGSTITKATAFSGITDAKSGPPRVLGQGVALTSVDEGDVTFGVDRAMANLSETCPINAGNVYMLAASSAAGGLKMSVHGLTRDMTLRAAREASLGAGAVVVYTTAGAMTESDLEELREKRPKLVLLSGGVDYGDRDIVIANARLLARARIPVPIIYAGNVSARREVSRIFSDAGIEYFVCENVYPKIDELNVRPVRKLIQEVFARHIVSAPGMDRIKEMVSGDIMPTPGAVLAAAELLYDTLGDLVVVDVGGATTDIHSVTEGQPKHNRLMAAPEPLAKRTVEGDLGVFINADSIVEESGGAVDEGEVAPLPTERNERDRSIQLTRWAVDLAMWRHAGEIRTAFGASGKSELVEGRDLTAVRYLIGTGGALTRLGAGRDILSNLRRDPSGRKLLPPPDVKVFIDDRYVMASAGLLAAARPEAAQSIMLESLSINSTGGGVVA; via the coding sequence GTGGACACGGTCTGCCTCGAGATCGGGAGCACCATCACCAAGGCGACCGCCTTCAGCGGCATCACCGATGCCAAATCGGGCCCTCCCCGCGTCCTGGGACAGGGCGTCGCCCTCACGAGCGTGGACGAGGGGGATGTGACATTCGGCGTCGATCGGGCAATGGCGAATCTCTCCGAGACCTGTCCTATCAACGCGGGGAACGTTTACATGCTGGCGGCGTCTTCCGCGGCTGGGGGGCTTAAGATGAGCGTTCACGGCCTGACGAGGGATATGACGCTGCGGGCCGCCCGGGAGGCGTCCCTGGGGGCCGGGGCGGTGGTGGTTTATACCACCGCGGGCGCCATGACCGAGTCGGACTTGGAGGAGCTTCGTGAAAAGCGTCCCAAGCTGGTGTTGTTATCGGGGGGTGTGGATTACGGCGATCGGGATATCGTCATCGCCAACGCACGGCTCCTTGCGAGGGCCCGGATCCCCGTGCCCATCATCTACGCGGGCAACGTATCGGCCCGGCGGGAGGTCTCCCGCATATTCAGTGATGCGGGAATCGAATACTTTGTGTGTGAAAACGTATATCCCAAGATCGATGAGTTGAACGTACGGCCTGTGAGAAAGCTCATCCAGGAAGTTTTCGCCCGGCACATCGTGAGCGCACCGGGGATGGACAGGATCAAGGAGATGGTGTCGGGGGACATCATGCCCACCCCCGGCGCGGTGCTGGCGGCGGCGGAGCTCCTGTACGATACACTGGGGGACCTGGTGGTCGTGGACGTGGGGGGCGCCACCACGGACATCCACTCTGTCACCGAGGGGCAGCCGAAGCACAACCGCCTGATGGCGGCGCCCGAGCCGCTGGCAAAAAGGACCGTGGAGGGGGACCTGGGAGTGTTCATCAATGCGGATAGCATTGTAGAGGAATCCGGGGGCGCCGTCGACGAGGGCGAGGTAGCGCCTCTGCCGACGGAACGGAACGAGCGCGATCGATCGATTCAGCTTACCCGGTGGGCCGTGGACCTGGCGATGTGGCGTCATGCCGGGGAGATCAGGACCGCCTTCGGCGCGTCGGGTAAAAGCGAGCTGGTGGAGGGGAGGGACCTGACGGCGGTGAGATATCTCATCGGGACCGGCGGCGCCCTGACCCGGCTGGGGGCGGGGAGAGACATCCTTTCGAACCTCCGCCGCGATCCATCAGGCAGAAAGCTCCTGCCGCCCCCGGATGTGAAGGTCTTCATCGATGATCGATACGTCATGGCGTCGGCGGGGCTTCTTGCCGCCGCCCGCCCGGAGGCGGCACAAAGCATTATGCTGGAGAGCCTTTCGATCAATTCCACGGGAGGGGGTGTTGTGGCATGA